The following are encoded together in the Cyanobacterium aponinum PCC 10605 genome:
- the proA gene encoding glutamate-5-semialdehyde dehydrogenase, giving the protein MPPSDSMDLLTIATQAKTSAHHLATLSESARNTALNAIASALTERKEEIVKANEKDCSLAENNISSALYARLKLGESKLQSAIAGVRDVAKLRDPLGSISLKRELDQNLVLERVSCPLGVLGVIFEARPEALIQIASLAIKSGNGVILKGGKEALHTCTVLTEIIQKALQETEVNPYTVQLLTTREEIKALLDLDEYVDLIIPRGSNEFVRYVQENTKIPVLGHADGICHLFIDEFADLQPAVKITVDAKTQYPAACNAIETLLIHEKIASQFLPAIAQALEEKGVKLKGDEATRKIIDCEKAVEDDWRTEYSDLILALKIVDSIEDAIAHINKYGSKHTDGIVTTNLDNAEKFLNEVDSAGVYHNCSTRFADGFRYGFGAEVGISTQKMPPRGPVGLEGLVTYKYKLRGQGQIAADYSGINAKPFTHKDLDFN; this is encoded by the coding sequence CTATTGCGACTCAAGCTAAAACATCCGCTCACCATCTTGCCACTTTATCGGAATCTGCTCGGAATACTGCTTTAAATGCGATCGCATCTGCTTTGACTGAGCGGAAAGAAGAAATTGTGAAAGCAAATGAAAAAGACTGTAGTTTAGCTGAAAATAATATATCTTCTGCATTATATGCCCGTCTCAAGTTGGGAGAATCAAAATTACAAAGTGCGATCGCTGGTGTTAGAGATGTGGCAAAATTAAGAGATCCTTTAGGTAGTATTTCCCTGAAACGAGAATTAGATCAAAATTTGGTTTTAGAGCGGGTATCTTGTCCTCTCGGGGTCTTAGGAGTAATTTTTGAAGCCCGTCCAGAAGCCTTAATTCAAATTGCTAGTTTAGCGATTAAATCTGGCAACGGGGTTATTCTCAAAGGGGGAAAAGAAGCTCTGCACACCTGCACTGTGTTAACAGAAATTATCCAAAAAGCCTTACAAGAAACGGAAGTTAATCCTTATACAGTGCAACTTTTGACAACTAGAGAAGAAATAAAAGCCCTTTTAGATTTAGATGAATATGTAGATTTAATTATTCCTCGTGGTTCTAACGAATTTGTCCGCTACGTGCAGGAAAATACCAAAATTCCCGTTTTAGGTCATGCTGATGGAATTTGTCATCTATTTATCGATGAATTTGCTGATTTACAACCAGCCGTCAAAATTACTGTCGATGCAAAAACTCAATACCCTGCCGCTTGTAATGCTATCGAAACTCTACTAATCCATGAGAAAATCGCATCTCAATTTTTACCTGCCATTGCCCAAGCCTTAGAAGAAAAAGGAGTAAAACTGAAAGGAGATGAAGCCACCCGCAAAATTATTGACTGTGAAAAAGCAGTAGAAGATGATTGGCGGACTGAATATAGCGATTTAATTCTCGCACTTAAGATTGTAGATAGTATAGAAGATGCGATCGCACATATAAATAAATACGGTTCAAAACACACCGATGGTATTGTAACAACCAACTTAGATAATGCGGAGAAATTCTTAAATGAAGTGGATTCAGCAGGAGTGTATCATAACTGCTCAACGCGCTTTGCTGACGGTTTCCGCTATGGCTTTGGTGCAGAAGTAGGCATAAGTACTCAAAAAATGCCTCCTAGAGGTCCCGTGGGTTTAGAAGGCTTAGTCACATATAAATACAAATTAAGAGGACAAGGACAAATCGCCGCCGATTATAGTGGTATCAATGCTAAACCTTTCACTCATAAGGATTTAGATTTCAATTAG
- the ilvB gene encoding biosynthetic-type acetolactate synthase large subunit, giving the protein MVISNTTSPVNLSSSDVVPIKCTGAYALMDSLCRHGVKHIFGYPGGAILPIYDELYRFEAKGELQHILVRHEQGAAHAADGYARATGKVGVCFGTSGPGATNLVTGIATAHMDSIPMVIITGQVTRAAIGSDAFQETDIYGITLPIVKHSYVARNAADIPWIIAEAFHIASTGRPGPVLVDIPKDVGLEEFYYQPLNPGEVKLPGYRPTVKGNPRQISAALDLISEAKQPLLYVGGGAVLSNAHAQIKELAELFQIPVTTTLMGLGAFDEHSSLSVGMLGMHGTAYANFAVSECDLLIAVGARFDDRVTGKLDEFASRAKVIHIDIDPAEVGKNRRPDVPIVGDVRQVLEQMLQRARELDLPNTDGLTQDWLKRIDKWKEDYPLVVPHPEDALSPQEVIVEVGRQAPHAYYTTDVGQHQMWSAQFLKTGPRRWISSAGLGTMGYGLPAAMGAQVALADEDVICISGDASFQMNLQELATLAQYNIKAKTVIINNGWQGMVRQWQETFYGERYSASNMATGMPNFELLAQAFGVKGITVRNRDELKGAIASMLEHDGPVLLDVHVKRDENCYPMVAPGKSNAQMLGLPKKAPEKQHLEVQVCTNCGTRNSGESNFCSECGTKL; this is encoded by the coding sequence ATGGTAATTTCTAACACTACTTCCCCTGTCAATTTGTCGTCTTCTGATGTAGTCCCTATCAAGTGTACAGGGGCTTATGCTTTAATGGATAGTCTTTGCCGTCATGGGGTAAAGCATATTTTTGGTTATCCCGGAGGGGCTATTCTTCCTATTTATGATGAATTATACCGCTTTGAGGCTAAAGGCGAATTGCAACATATCCTTGTCAGACATGAACAAGGGGCGGCTCATGCGGCGGATGGTTATGCTCGTGCCACTGGTAAAGTTGGGGTTTGTTTTGGAACTTCTGGACCTGGAGCAACCAATTTAGTGACTGGTATCGCCACCGCACACATGGATTCTATTCCTATGGTTATTATTACAGGGCAGGTGACCAGAGCGGCTATTGGCTCTGACGCTTTTCAAGAAACTGATATTTATGGTATCACCTTACCTATTGTTAAACATTCCTATGTTGCTCGTAATGCCGCCGATATTCCTTGGATTATTGCCGAGGCTTTCCATATTGCTAGTACAGGCAGACCCGGTCCTGTGTTAGTGGATATTCCCAAAGATGTGGGTTTAGAGGAGTTTTACTATCAACCTCTTAACCCCGGAGAGGTAAAATTGCCGGGTTATCGTCCCACTGTCAAAGGAAATCCCCGCCAAATTAGTGCGGCTTTGGATTTGATTAGTGAAGCAAAACAACCGTTACTTTATGTTGGGGGCGGTGCTGTTTTATCTAATGCCCATGCTCAAATTAAGGAATTAGCTGAACTTTTCCAAATTCCTGTAACTACTACTCTAATGGGTTTAGGTGCATTTGATGAACACAGTTCTCTTTCTGTGGGGATGTTAGGAATGCACGGCACTGCCTACGCTAATTTTGCGGTAAGTGAGTGTGATTTACTAATTGCTGTTGGTGCGAGATTTGATGATCGAGTAACGGGTAAATTAGATGAATTTGCTTCCCGTGCTAAAGTTATTCATATTGATATTGATCCTGCGGAGGTGGGTAAAAATCGTCGTCCTGATGTGCCTATTGTGGGGGATGTGCGTCAAGTTTTAGAGCAAATGTTGCAACGGGCAAGAGAATTAGATTTACCCAACACAGATGGCTTAACTCAAGATTGGTTAAAACGCATTGATAAATGGAAAGAAGATTATCCTTTAGTTGTACCCCATCCGGAAGACGCTCTGTCTCCTCAAGAGGTTATTGTGGAAGTTGGTCGTCAAGCACCTCATGCTTACTATACAACTGATGTAGGACAACATCAAATGTGGTCAGCACAATTTTTGAAAACAGGTCCTCGCCGTTGGATTTCTAGTGCAGGTTTAGGCACTATGGGTTATGGTTTGCCTGCGGCTATGGGGGCTCAGGTTGCTTTAGCCGATGAAGATGTTATCTGTATTAGTGGCGATGCTAGTTTCCAAATGAATTTACAGGAGTTAGCTACTTTAGCTCAATACAACATCAAAGCCAAAACTGTTATTATCAACAATGGTTGGCAAGGTATGGTTCGTCAATGGCAGGAAACTTTTTATGGAGAACGTTATTCTGCTTCTAATATGGCCACAGGAATGCCTAATTTTGAACTCTTAGCTCAGGCTTTTGGGGTCAAAGGTATTACTGTTCGTAATCGTGATGAGTTAAAAGGTGCGATCGCATCTATGTTGGAACATGATGGTCCTGTGTTACTAGATGTTCATGTTAAGCGGGATGAAAATTGTTATCCAATGGTTGCTCCGGGTAAAAGTAATGCTCAAATGTTAGGTTTACCGAAAAAAGCACCAGAAAAACAACATTTAGAAGTACAAGTTTGTACTAATTGCGGTACTCGTAACTCTGGAGAAAGTAATTTTTGCTCTGAGTGCGGCACAAAGTTATAA